A genomic window from Winogradskyella sp. J14-2 includes:
- the cas1 gene encoding type II CRISPR-associated endonuclease Cas1: MLKKTILIEQKSKITSKNLQLNIKNEFREGSIPIEDIGFLVVDNAETYISITALNQLVNNNTAVIICNKSHLPNGMVLNLNSHHIQQELFKAQINASVPLKKQLWQQTIKHKIKNQGTLLGKVTNTKNNFEFLASKVKSGDSTNMEAVAASLYWKSFFNHNFKRERFGEYPNNFLNYGYAILRAATARALSGSGLLNTLGIHHKSKYNAFALADDIMEPFRPLVDEAVYSIVQHYDDQELNTQMKSILLKILTRTVFFKNEKSTLMVALQKTASSLQQCYTGKRKKIKYPLLWN, from the coding sequence ATGTTAAAAAAGACCATTTTAATAGAACAAAAAAGCAAGATAACTTCCAAAAACCTTCAATTAAATATTAAAAATGAATTTAGGGAAGGGTCTATCCCAATAGAAGATATAGGCTTTCTTGTTGTAGATAACGCAGAAACATATATCAGTATCACTGCCCTCAACCAATTAGTTAACAACAATACTGCTGTTATTATATGTAATAAATCACACCTACCAAACGGCATGGTCTTAAACCTTAATAGTCATCATATACAACAAGAATTATTTAAGGCTCAAATTAACGCTAGTGTTCCTCTAAAAAAGCAACTCTGGCAACAAACAATAAAACACAAAATAAAAAATCAAGGCACATTGTTAGGTAAGGTCACCAACACTAAAAATAATTTTGAATTTTTAGCTAGTAAGGTCAAAAGTGGGGACTCAACCAACATGGAGGCTGTTGCAGCTAGCCTTTACTGGAAGTCTTTTTTTAATCATAATTTTAAAAGAGAACGCTTTGGGGAGTATCCCAATAATTTCCTCAATTATGGTTATGCCATTCTAAGAGCCGCAACAGCTAGAGCACTATCTGGTAGTGGATTGTTAAACACACTGGGAATTCACCACAAAAGCAAATATAACGCCTTTGCACTAGCAGATGACATCATGGAACCATTTAGACCTTTGGTAGACGAAGCGGTTTACAGCATTGTACAGCACTATGATGATCAAGAACTTAATACCCAAATGAAATCAATACTATTGAAAATTCTAACACGCACTGTCTTTTTCAAAAATGAAAAGAGTACGTTGATGGTTGCACTACAAAAAACTGCAAGTTCCTTGCAGCAGTGTTATACAGGCAAAAGAAAGAAGATAAAGTATCCTTTATTATGGAATTAA
- the cas2 gene encoding CRISPR-associated endonuclease Cas2 — protein sequence MELNAYRIMWLFVFFDLPTETAKDRRNASGFRKNLIKDGFTMMQYSVYMRHCASSESADVHEKRIKRLLPPLGKVSILRITDKQFGNIMNFWGRAEVPKEPLPTQLELF from the coding sequence ATGGAATTAAATGCATACAGAATTATGTGGTTATTTGTATTTTTCGACCTACCAACAGAGACGGCAAAAGACCGAAGAAATGCTTCAGGTTTCAGAAAAAACCTAATTAAAGACGGTTTCACAATGATGCAATACTCCGTATACATGAGGCATTGTGCTAGTAGTGAAAGTGCAGATGTGCACGAAAAAAGAATAAAAAGACTATTACCACCACTGGGTAAGGTTAGTATTCTACGAATAACCGACAAACAATTTGGAAACATCATGAACTTTTGGGGACGAGCCGAAGTCCCAAAAGAGCCCTTACCAACGCAATTAGAACTATTTTAA